ccgtgcgggtgagctcctcctccaactccttaaccCACGCCACCAGAGGGGTGAGTTGTGTCTAGGCCGTGGCCGCCTTGACCTTcgtgtcagcacaacgaaggcggaggtcctctacctccacgCTCCACGCCGACAGGATctcgttggcgccggcaagaaggcccttctgccactgaagctggtcctagacgcccctctcccgccggagaaagaccgacttcccaagggatttggtctcgagctcctgaggaagcagaacaggggtcattgattgcaacaaaaccagaAAAGGACAACGTCGCACAGGAAAGGAaaacgcgaacctgggcgactccggtcagttcgtcggccaccacggatagggccgtccatagcgaccgctccgccagctggtggtattgctcgaaggtgccccagcgcccgccctcggctgcgtcctcgagggcgaactaaggctcccccttagggtcgtctcggctctgccacagtacccgcgggtgatcctaCCCACGAGGCTCGGGTCGTGCCCACACGAGGGCTGAGTTTCCCTCGTCCAAGATCGGCGCTGGCTGTTCCACGACCccggcatcctcggcgtcgaccgcCTCCCACGCCCGGGAAGTATTGtcagaggagatcggatagacctccgcctcccgggcgctctctcgcaataGCGGCagcccctgaaccaagggcatcaccgaggcctccgccgccttcatctccgcctcctggacagacggcctcgccgccatcacaaCGGCCttggtggtctcgggggctccggcctccgagACTATGGCCTCAAcggtcttgggggctccgaccTCTGCCATTGTGGCCTCAGAGAACGCAGAAGCACTGAccgcggccactgcggtctcggtggtcttgggtgccctgtcctccgtcgcctcagcctcggagaccctgGGGGCCTCGGTAACCAAGGGCACGttggccccatctgactcgtgagcctcgcccccatggggcggaagcgctccctccctcgtctgtgtaggggccgcctcagcagcccctccttgggcggccggctccttcgggtcgaccctcgccgacgccgcgccgcgttgtaTAGCAGCTTGtgcctctgccacccagtgggcggaggagccggggctcgccttaagcgccttaaggggcgctaaGGGGAGCTCGTCcgtaggccgcttccgactaaagaaaaataacctacagggtcagcgcgagaccaaaaaagtgaacggaaggcactatgaccctaccaaaaatacacttaccttgaacggggtggcaaccgcttcgccatggCAAACCTCGtctgcaacggcggaggcggcggcagaggcgtcgcctccgtatccatcggtgCCGGTCGGTCCTCGATGGACCCCggtgccccttcggtcctctgcaggggcggtggcatcgcctccaccg
This DNA window, taken from Miscanthus floridulus cultivar M001 chromosome 13, ASM1932011v1, whole genome shotgun sequence, encodes the following:
- the LOC136499644 gene encoding uncharacterized protein, with amino-acid sequence MPEARVVGKRAISPLGSAAMVEQAAVEAMPPPLQRTEGAPGSIEDRPAPMDTEATPLPPPPPLQTRFAMAKRLPPRSSRKRPTDELPLAPLKALKASPGSSAHWVAEAQAAIQRGAASARVDPKEPAAQGGAAEAAPTQTREGALPPHGGEAHESDGANVPLVTEAPRVSEAEATEDRAPKTTETAVAAVSASAFSEATMAEVGAPKTVEAIVSEAGAPETTKAVVMAARPSVQEAEMKAAEASVMPLVQGLPLLRESAREAEVYPISSDNTSRAWEAVDAEDAGVVEQPAPILDEGNSALVWARPEPRG